A region of Anaerolineales bacterium DNA encodes the following proteins:
- a CDS encoding ABC transporter permease, with translation MRPRRSFLSRVPVMGPIISLIVVSIAVGLSTDRFMLLDNLNNVALQASIVAIVAIGSTLVILTGGIDLSPGSAIALLTMIMASLIKFVGMSVPSAVAVVLVISLILGAVNGFLSSYGRIPSFIVTLATLSIYRGIAFLFNDGSPIFSVSDSLEPWFYGKLSGIALPFFYVLILYAVGWGFLKYTPSGRRIYAIGGNASAARLSGINVNQTRLIAFVIAGLMAGIGAILLTARLNSGSPNYGVGTELQAIGAVVVGGTSLAGGSGHILGSLIGATIIVVVQNGLNLNAIPTSWQNITLGAIIILAVFLDMWRADFGRLVSKTWSRVIGRAPAPADPDGEEPDIDPAR, from the coding sequence ATGAGACCTAGACGGTCATTCCTATCACGCGTGCCGGTGATGGGGCCGATCATCTCGCTGATTGTCGTGTCGATCGCCGTCGGGCTGTCGACGGATCGATTCATGCTGCTGGACAACCTCAACAACGTCGCCTTGCAGGCGAGTATTGTGGCCATTGTCGCCATCGGCTCGACGCTGGTCATCCTGACTGGCGGGATCGACCTCTCCCCGGGGTCCGCCATTGCACTGCTCACCATGATCATGGCTTCCCTGATCAAGTTCGTGGGGATGTCCGTGCCATCGGCTGTCGCCGTCGTTCTGGTCATCAGCCTCATCCTGGGTGCCGTCAACGGGTTCCTGTCATCGTACGGCCGGATCCCATCGTTCATCGTGACCCTCGCCACCTTGAGCATCTACCGCGGGATCGCGTTCCTCTTCAACGATGGCTCGCCGATCTTCTCGGTTTCAGACTCCCTTGAGCCATGGTTCTACGGGAAGCTGTCCGGGATCGCCCTGCCGTTCTTCTACGTCTTGATCCTCTACGCTGTAGGCTGGGGATTCCTGAAGTACACACCGAGCGGCAGGAGGATTTATGCTATCGGCGGGAACGCATCGGCCGCCAGGCTTTCCGGGATCAATGTCAACCAGACCCGGCTGATCGCATTCGTCATCGCCGGCCTGATGGCTGGCATCGGAGCGATCCTGTTGACGGCCCGCCTGAACTCCGGCTCGCCCAACTACGGTGTAGGGACGGAGCTGCAAGCAATCGGAGCAGTCGTGGTCGGTGGCACCAGCCTGGCCGGCGGATCCGGCCACATCCTCGGCTCGTTGATCGGCGCAACGATCATCGTCGTCGTCCAGAACGGGTTGAATCTGAACGCCATTCCGACATCGTGGCAGAACATCACCCTGGGCGCGATCATCATCCTGGCGGTCTTTCTCGACATGTGGCGGGCTGACTTCGGCCGACTCGTAAGCAAGACATGGTCACGGGTGATCGGCCGGGCGCCGGCCCCAGCGGATCCGGATGGAGAAGAACCGGACATCGATCCGGCCAGATGA